The DNA segment GAAGTAACTAGGTGCAGTACAAAAAGAATAGGATCTTTATTAAACCCATTTCGATCTCCTTGTTACATAATATGCTCCTTTTGCTTTAAGTCTATTGATGACTGTAATTTAAGCATTCGGCGACCACACTGTCAAGGTCAAATTAATATAAAAGAAGAGAGCCTGTGCTGCATTCATCTGATCATTGAATGCTACCAACTCAATTTTACTTTCACCAATATGGTGATACCTTATTCTCACTAAATTTCATGGGTTGCATCATAAAGCCAGGTGCATATGAATGAGATCTGCTTTGAGAACACAGTGACCAATAGTCATATGAGATTAAAGATAACCCAAAATGTTGGTGCGTTTGATGCACATTTTTGCCTTTGTGCATGTATATTCTTCAAAGATTGAACCATTTCATGCACCTTGTATGCTGAACCAGTTGTTCCAGCTCGTCTAAGTTCTATTATGTCACAGAAATGCCAAAGGCGCATGTTATCTTTAGCTTGCTGTAAGAACATTGAGTAACATTTCTAGCTATTTCATGTTATAATATGATAGATTTGTGGTATTCGGTGGGACGGTCATATACCATGTGTCCAATTATCAACTAATCAAAGGCCATTTATTCTTTCATTTCTTGACAGGGTGAACGTGACGGTTGGAATTAAAGAGGAGCGGTTGATGATTACAGGGATGCACACTGTTTCTGATATTTTCTGTGTTGGTTGTGGGTCTATAGTTGGATGGAAATACGTAAGGCTAATTTCAATTTCCCTTTTGGCTTAATCTTTCTGTATTTATGACTGCTACTGTTGATCCAATACTTGATCATTTCAGGATGCTGCTCATGAAAAGGCCCAGAAGTACAAAGAAGGGAAAATTGTTCTGGAGAGGTGATGTTAAGATGAtttatattcttttaattttctcAACTTAGTAAATGAAAACATGGAACGGTAACTAATACCACAGAAGAATGACAATATCAAGTTGCTTCCACGGTTAAGCTGGAGGGTTATGTTCTCGCTGAAATATGCAACTGACTAATTTCAGCTCTTACCCTGGAGCAGGTTTAAATTGACAGGGCCTGATGGAAGTCGATACTGGGTAACTCATGATGCACATATGGGTGGCAGTGATGCTGATGATGCATGATTATTTCTGAACCCCAAGCAAAGCACTAAATCATCTGATTGTAAATTCTTCCCTGCTTCAGACATTCATGTGAATTCTAGCAATTGCTTGCTGTCTGCATCTTCCCGGCAGCTGAACTAAATACCAAGCAATATAGTTCTCATGCTTCTTTGCCTGCAATGATCTTTTACTGAACTATTTATCTCGAGATAGTTCCCAACTTACTTGCTTTTTGAATATTATGGTCACCTTCCTCAATGTCACTCATGAAATGTTTGGGAAAGGACTGGATAAGCAGCATTCGAACTTTTCTGTCATTAATGCATAATGTCCTAATTATTTGAGAGCTATAAGCTACActaacaaagggtaaaattgaTGATAATATTATTAATCAAATGCAACTGAATCTTCTTGTATTGTTTTTTGCACATCTCTCTCGGGTCTTCCTTCATCTTTTATCACAGTATTAGTTTAATTATCTTGTTTGAAATATCATCTACATGTCTACTTTGTTTACTGTTAGCAAGTTGGGGCTTATTCTTTTTGGGCAATACTATGGTGTATGGTGTACCGGTCGGTGCATACTAAGACTCGATGCACAGGTCGAGTTTcgtaatttttttagaaaaaaattaaaatggaaAAGAAATATCTAATGTGGTGCGCATAATACAATGTCCGTAATGTCCGGTGTTACAAACCTTGGTATCGATAATGAAAGCGTCACATGAAGCAGAATTTATGAGCATGTAGTAATGCTATATTTCAACGGGAAAACTAAACTTAAAAGGAATAAAGAAAGATCAAATTATGAGTATAATCCAACCTCATCTTTTAAATCCCAAaccaatcattaagtgtttctcatCTCTCTCTAATGCACCCAACTGGAACCATTCAGGAAGCGTGAAACTTGCTCCCGTCGCGGCACAACTTTTATTTTCTACCCGCTGGACTACCTGCCGTATGATTGGTGGAACACTGCTGGGCCCAGGATGGGTCCACCGTTTCCCCGACTAGCAACGCCAGTGGGGAACGTTCGAACGAGTACCAATGGTACTTTCGTTTAGGGTCTTAGAAAGAATTACTTGCAATCGTCTGCATCGATCCCAATCTGCCTCGTTACCACTGCGAACCGACTCTCCTTAATTCCACCCATTCGCCGAGTTACATCAGTCTGATATTCGTCATATGCTTTCTCAATAGATTGCTgcagataaataataatatttgcaGAAATTTTCTCTATAAAAGGAGGACAACATCTCCATCAGTCGCCGGACGACTGCGGACGTCGTTGTTCTCCAGCCAAATAACCACACGAACTTGCAGCGTCTGCAAGGCAGGGAAGGGCGTGCTCTCCTTTTTTTCCCCTGTTTACTTCTTTCAGTCATTTCTTCATACATCTGGTGGGGGAAACCCTCGCCCGTCATCGATCTCGACGCGATGGGACGTCGGGTAGGGATCAGCTGCAAGGTGTATCACGGAGATATGTTTCTCGGAGAAGCCGAGGCGTTTCCGATCACCAATAATAACAGCAGCAGCAAGGGCCAAGGCTTGCCCTTCCCCAACAGCAGCGAGATACGCATCGATCACCTCGCCCCTCCCAGCGAGCGGTGCCCTCCCCTCTCCGTCCTCCAAACCATCTCCCCTTTCGCCGTCCGCTGCAAAGTCCAAGCCAAGTCCCTCTCCGAACTTTCCCTTCTCCACCGCCTCTACCTATCCTGCTTCCAAGAACGCAAGGttccttcttcttccctttccttttACCTTTTTCGACCATACTTTTGATTTTGCCCGCAAGAATCCCACTGTGCCCCTTTGGTTTTCTTTTGCAGAGTGCGGTGGTGGTCATCGGGAACGAAGAGCTGCATCTGGTGGCAATGCCGAGCAAGGTGGAGAAGGTCTCGTGCTTCTGGTGCTGTTCGGTTCAGACTGGGCGCTATACTTCTTGTTTGGGCATGCTCAACCTCCGGTGCCTTGCAATtgtatttgatcttgatgagacGCTCATCGTTGCCAACACCATGAAGTCATTTGAAGACCGAATCGAGGCCCTTTCACGAAGGATTGATGGGGAGAATGATCCGATTAGGGTTTCTGGAATGTCTGCTGAATTGAAGCGCTATATCGAGGATAAAGATCTCTTGAAGCAGTACATAGAGATGGATACTGTTTCTGAAGGTGGGAGGTCGATTAGTGCTCAGAACGAGGAAGTTCCGCCTGTACCTGGTATTCAGGAGAAAATCGTTCGGCCTATCATACGGTTGCTAGAAAGGAACATCGTCTTGACTCGCATTAATCCCGAGGTTTACTTCTGTGCATTTACTGAATCTCTCATATGGGTTAATGCTGTTAGaacatgaatctgtaattttactATATAGTTAAAGAATCTTGATTTTCCCACTAGCTTGGCCAGATGAAATATTCGGCAGTGATATTTGTGCTTCCTCCTCTATGTTTCTTAAATTCTGGAAAAGCAAATATTATTTTGTGTTGTATCCTGAAATTTCCCTGGTTCTGATCTGCGTTACTTTGAATCATAGAATTAAATCATCAATGGTCTCACAGGAATGCTTTGATCATTGTGCTGATGCAATATTGCTATAGGTTCTTCATGAATAGGGTCCATTGAAGAAATTTTGCATTTTTGTGCCATAAAAAATACCTACCTCGTTAAGACTGTATACTTGACATTCTTGCTTAATTAGAGAGGTACAATGTTTTAAATACTGCCAGTACATTGGTACACAGTCCATTAGATTTTTTTAAGTGGTACTGGACTCATATTTAAAACCTTGGTGAAGTATGAATCTCGAGTCACAATAAGTTCAAAGCCTTTGATGATGGCTGGACATAGGATGTAATTCTTCTTGTCCCTGATTCTATTTGTTTCACCTTACTGGAGGAAGTTGTTAATACTTCTGAATGTTACCCTGATCTCTTTATGCTTTTGTAGGAAATTATATA comes from the Musa acuminata AAA Group cultivar baxijiao chromosome BXJ1-10, Cavendish_Baxijiao_AAA, whole genome shotgun sequence genome and includes:
- the LOC103999652 gene encoding protein yippee-like isoform X2 — translated: MVVVDLWAELYWYDESKAFHCKHGRAYLFNKAVNVTVGIKEERLMITGMHTVSDIFCVGCGSIVGWKYDAAHEKAQKYKEGKIVLERFKLTGPDGSRYWVTHDAHMGGSDADDA
- the LOC103999652 gene encoding protein yippee-like isoform X1; the protein is MGRLFLISLEGKIYSCKHCQAHLAVSDDIVSKAFHCKHGRAYLFNKAVNVTVGIKEERLMITGMHTVSDIFCVGCGSIVGWKYDAAHEKAQKYKEGKIVLERFKLTGPDGSRYWVTHDAHMGGSDADDA